A window of the Apostichopus japonicus isolate 1M-3 chromosome 8, ASM3797524v1, whole genome shotgun sequence genome harbors these coding sequences:
- the LOC139971699 gene encoding uncharacterized protein: protein MEDQECLFASDFTLQLTLRPSMPLKIEVQLLDGAIWPLSVKSFDTIASIKSKVQSAKGVSIKQQRLFLVSHELNDDTTLFSNNIENNSRLTLLVISPGWMCVLILCPGGLARPFKVRPNDTITTLKLLIERELNVTAKQQLLTIAGNTLDEAKHLSDYTLKDNSIIKLEISKVRFIQLHCQLRNGKVLTLHLDDSQTVNDLKQMISEMESIPPDHQLIIFEGAILTDTKRLSECRLTDHSQVYLLGRASGIVNYKCVVHTPSGRREVIDVGFSNTIGGILEKLKRDHQLSLSQEEFRMDIQKY, encoded by the coding sequence atggaagACCAAGAGTGCCTATTTGCATCAGATTTCACCCTTCAGCTTACGCTGCGCCCCTCAATGCCCCTGAAGATAGAGGTGCAGTTACTAGACGGAGCTATCTGGCCTTTAAGTGTGAAGTCATTTGACACCATAGCATCGATAAAATCCAAAGTTCAAAGTGCCAAAGGTGTATCCATTAAACAGCAGCGCCTGTTTCTCGTTAGCCATGAACTCAACGATGATACGACACTCTTTAGCAACAACATTGAAAATAACTCTCGCCTTACTCTTTTGGTAATATCACCTGGTTGGATGTGTGTATTAATACTGTGCCCTGGTGGTCTTGCGAGGCCTTTTAAAGTTCGACCAAATGATACTATCACCACCTTAAAGTTGCTCATAGAAAGAGAATTGAATGTAACCGCCAAACAGCAACTCCTGACTATTGCCGGGAATACACTAGATGAAGCTAAACATCTGTCAGACTATACTCTGAAGGATAACTCCATCATTAAGTTGGAGATAAGTAAAGTGAGGTTCATACAACTACATTGCCAACTGAGAAACGGCAAGGTTTTAACACTGCACTTGGACGACTCACAAACCGTCAATGACCTCAAGCAAATGATAAGTGAAATGGAGAGTATTCCACCAGACCATCAGTTGATTATTTTTGAAGGAGCTATTCTGACCGACACCAAGCGCTTGTCAGAATGTAGATTGACGGACCACAGTCAAGTGTACTTGTTAGGTCGCGCTTCAGGAATCGTTAACTATAAGTGTGTAGTCCATACTCCTTCAGGTAGGAGAGAGGTCATTGATGTAGGGTTCAGCAATACAATCGGAGGTATTCTAGAAAAACTAAAAAGAGATCATCAACTATCTCTGTCCCAAGAGGAATTTAGAATGGATATACAGAAATACTGA
- the LOC139971692 gene encoding uncharacterized protein, translating into MDKSGNNDGKGRKENRHLRETAPVLRLTELMDEVQLTELWISTDAKRTKGGLSGVSTMVFKTSSGALNEFKLRPRETLQELITSLQQDQKRTCVQGTSPKSTTYDGNFSNITYFPNVSFVNLYLHGIVIFVKTLTGKTIEIAVLRSGTVQDIADQIFKKEGLPQDQMRLIYSGLQLEFTRPLSLCGITQGSVLHLVQKLRGGFEVTVTTLTGKKLSVTGVTPESNMNVVKLRIYWLYRYHPDRQIIYYENTETSDNCPVSKYSTDGSNFVVILRSDGPMNIQVQSLTGATCRLQVNYFDTIASIKSKLESSQNIPSARQQLFCVNRELKNDTTLFHNNITNDHHLTLIVKPFGYMTLYVTCTTGLVMPIEVHQRDTVKSLKAIIERKFYVSAKQQRLMKAGYILEDAKNLSDYSIESNSIIHLTVSQLEFITLHIQMRSGKMLTYRVDRTETVRNLKHLISQEEGLPADQQMILYKGTLLEDAKCLSYYEISNVCKVLLFSKLSGEVVFRLRSPAGDVMFNIGASRSDTMEAILQKIKEDSKIQIEQEQITFELQP; encoded by the coding sequence ATGGACAAATCTGGAAACAACGATGGAaagggaagaaaagaaaatcgtCACCTTAGAGAAACGGCACCTGTATTAAGATTGACTGAGTTAATGGATGAAGTTCAGCTCACAGAATTGTGGATATCGACAGACGCCAAACGTACGAAAGGTGGCCTAAGTGGTGTATCAACGATGGTTTTTAAAACATCTTCCGGGGCGCTAAATGAATTCAAACTAAGACCACGTGAAACATTGCAAGAATTAATCACAAGCTTACAACAAGATCAGAAGCGTACATGTGTACAAGGGACATCTCCCAAATCGACAACTTATGATGGTAATTTTTCAAACATCACATATTTTCCAAATGTTTCTTTTGTCAATTTATACCTACATGGTATAGTGATATTTGTCAAAACTTTGACAGGGAAAACAATTGAAATCGCTGTGCTTAGAAGTGGTACGGTTCAAGATATTGCGgatcaaatttttaaaaaagaagGACTCCCCCAAGATCAAATGCGTCTTATATATAGTGGACTGCAATTGGAGTTCACTCGACCTCTGTCGTTGTGTGGCATCACGCAAGGATCCGTTTTACATTTGGTTCAAAAATTGCGAGGTGGCTTCGAAGTGACTGTGACGACATTAACTGGTAAGAAGCTTTCTGTAACTGGAGTCACGCCAGAGTCCAATATGAACGTAGTGAAATTAAGAATCTACTGGTTATATCGTTACCACCCTGACCGACAGattatatattatgaaaacACAGAAACCAGTGATAATTGTCCCGTGTCGAAGTATTCGACAGATGGTAGCAATTTCGTCGTCATTCTGCGTAGCGACGGTCCCATGAATATACAGGTACAATCGCTGACGGGAGCAACATGTCGTTTACAAGTTAACTATTTTGACACCATAGCATCGATAAAGTCAAAGCTTGAAAGTTCCCAAAACATTCCCAGTGCACGACAACAACTGTTCTGTGTAAATAGGGAATTAAAGAATGATACAACTCTGTTTCATAATAACATTACAAACGATCATCACCTAACCCTCATAGTGAAACCATTTGGGTACATGACATTATACGTAACGTGTACTACTGGTCTGGTAATGCCAATAGAAGTCCATCAACGGGATACTGTCAAATCTTTAAAGGCGatcattgaaagaaaattttacGTCAGCGCAAAACAGCAGCGTCTCATGAAAGCCGGGTATATTTTAGAGGATGCAAAGAATCTATCAGATTATTCAATCGAGAGTAATTCTATTATTCATTTGACGGTAAGTCAGCTGGAATTCATAACTCTCCATATTCAAATGAGAAGCGGCAAGATGTTAACATATCGCGTGGATCGCACAGAAACCGTAAGGAACCTAAAGCATCTAATCAGTCAGGAAGAGGGACTTCCAGCAGATCAACAAATGATTCTTTATAAAGGGACACTATTAGAAGACGCAAAATGTCTTTCATACTATGAAATCAGTAACGTTTGTAAAGTTCTTCTGTTTTCGAAATTGTCCGGAGAGGTAGTGTTTCGTTTACGTTCTCCTGCTGGTGATGTGATGTTCAATATTGGTGCATCGCGAAGTGACACGATGGAAGCTATCCTCCAGAAGATAAAAGAGGACTCTAAAATACAAATTGAGCAAGAACAAATAACTTTTGAATTACAaccataa